The genomic segment CCAGGTTCTTATACACGCGGCTCGCCTGCTCATACTCCCCGACCGACTGATAGGTCTGCCCGAGCATATCGTAGGCTTCGTAGTTATGGCGATCGATCGCAATCAACTGCTGCAGGGCAGCCACGGCCTCCTTGACCTGATGGGTTTCGAAGTAGTAGCGAGCCACCACCGTCTGATACTCGGTGGCCTCGCGCGTGCGACCGATGCGCCAGCAGAAAGCCACGACCTCGCGCAAGAGGCTCATATCGTTAGGAGCGAGGTCGACAGCGCGGCGATAACAAGAGAGAGCCTCCTCATTATTGCCCATCTCGGCATAGATATCGGCGATACGGCGCATCGCCTCAGAGGCTTCACCGCGCTGATTGCGGCGTTCGTAGATATCGGCCAACAGGCGCAGCTCAGCAATGCCCTCTTCGAGCTGGCCACGATTAATATAGATCTCAGCCAGCTCGGCATGAGCGCGTGGGTCCTGGGGAGCCAGGCGTACCATCTCATTGAGCACATTGAGAGCGTTATCGCCCTGGCGCTTGCTGAGATAATAGCGAGCCAGCTCAGCATATTCCTGGAGGGCGCTGTCGATATCGCCCTGCCGCGCCGAGATCTCGGCCAGAGCCGAGGCCACCTCGTCCTGATAGGTGGTCACCTGTTTAATGCGGCGGAGCACGGCCTGCATCTGTTCCTCTTTGCCGGCGCGGCGGTAGGCTTTGGCCAGCAAGAGGGAGATCTCCACCTCGGGGGCCTGATGCTCCTCGTCGTCCTCGCGCGGGCGGGCCGCCCAGATAGTTGGGTCCATGGCAGCCGGCGAACGGCGCACCAGTTGCAGGGCCTGCTCCAGTTGCTGGATAGCCTCCTCGGGCTTCCCCTGGGAGAGCAAGCAATGGGCCATACTCACGCGGGCCAGCACCTCCACCGCGCTATCGCGTGTGGCCTGCTGGTAGGAAGCCACGGCGCGATCGAAGTAGCCGGCCTGCTGATGGATCTGACCCAGGGAGAAATGGAGATCGGCGTTATTGGGCTGCAGTTCGAGGGACTGTGTATATTCGCGCGCAACCACCTCATAATGGCGCTGGCCCTGACCCCGCAACTGCCAGCGGATGCGAGTCAATAGCTCCAGAGCAGAAGCGCGGCCAGCGGGAGCGGCCCCGGTAATCATCAGGAGATGCCAGCGCACCAGCGCCACGATGTTGCGCGGGTCGACCTGCAGCACGCGCTGGTACTCAGCGGCGGCCTGCTGAGAACGACCGAGCTTTTGCAGAGCCAGAGCATAATTCAGGCGAGTGGGCACGCTTGTTGGACTTTCCTGCAGGGCCTGCTCTAACTCGCTAAGGGCGCGATCCATGTAGCCCAGGCGAAGATAAGCCTCAGCGGCTTGAGTACGCTCACGCAACAGGTCCTCTTTATTGCCATGAGAGGAGAGCAGATTAATCAGACGCATGCGGTACGTCAGATTATTCGGCTCCAGTTGCAGGATACGCCGATAGGTAGCGATTGCGTCGTCGATGCGCCCATTGGCGATATAGGTATCGACCAGGATGGCGTACTTTGTGATCGCCTGCTCGATGCGGCCCTGGCGTACATAGATCTCGCAGAGCACCTGATGGACATCCAGATACTGGGGAGCGATCTCGATGACCTTCAAGCACTCATCGATGGCCGAATTCAGCAAGCCATGCTCGATGTAGCGCTGGATGTCTTGCATCGAGCGCACCACCTGCATACGGATGCCTTCGGGCAGGGAAGCCGTGCTGGCGAGCACGGCGCCAGCCACCTGCTGCAAGGATTCATCGCGGGCCGTAGTACCGGCGATTTTACTCAGCAGCTCCTCGACATTATCCTTCGTGGGAGAAAGGGGCGTCGGCGCAGCCGGGCTGAGCTGCTCCAGTGTCAAAGGAGCGGGAGCCGGGGCGGCGGCGGCGGGTGGCGCTGCCGGTGGCGCAGACATCTGGCCCTGGGCAGGGAACGGATTTGGAGCTGGGGCCGGAGCGGGAGCGGGCGCCGGCTGAGCCACTGGGGCTGCTGAGGCTGCTGAGGCCGCCGGGGCCGGGGGTTGCAGCTCCACCT from the Thermogemmatispora onikobensis genome contains:
- a CDS encoding tetratricopeptide repeat protein, producing TGILRQAQAFQAQGRYNDAIDLCEQILESGFDRPDARYFLGWLYQEQKRWDDAIRQFQMLLNDPEYALSCYYALGQCYRARGDLRTATVHFDEAVDRVNLDALTIEEADQLVQLCQEAAEAHRLLGEQEQALTIYNALLGFLRSRGWSDKVAQVELLLKQMQSAPPPPPQPSTPPPSLQQQQLQVSPGLSPEQPVTPSIQDAATMMFSVPGPGPAAAPQPPAAPVAPTSAPAPAPSAASAAGELPDWLTGILNEPAPAQPAPSAAAPAPAPSPAAPAPAPQPAAPAAPPQSPTAPNPPAPASSASWLTDSPTRQVELQPPAPAASAASAAPVAQPAPAPAPAPAPNPFPAQGQMSAPPAAPPAAAAPAPAPLTLEQLSPAAPTPLSPTKDNVEELLSKIAGTTARDESLQQVAGAVLASTASLPEGIRMQVVRSMQDIQRYIEHGLLNSAIDECLKVIEIAPQYLDVHQVLCEIYVRQGRIEQAITKYAILVDTYIANGRIDDAIATYRRILQLEPNNLTYRMRLINLLSSHGNKEDLLRERTQAAEAYLRLGYMDRALSELEQALQESPTSVPTRLNYALALQKLGRSQQAAAEYQRVLQVDPRNIVALVRWHLLMITGAAPAGRASALELLTRIRWQLRGQGQRHYEVVAREYTQSLELQPNNADLHFSLGQIHQQAGYFDRAVASYQQATRDSAVEVLARVSMAHCLLSQGKPEEAIQQLEQALQLVRRSPAAMDPTIWAARPREDDEEHQAPEVEISLLLAKAYRRAGKEEQMQAVLRRIKQVTTYQDEVASALAEISARQGDIDSALQEYAELARYYLSKRQGDNALNVLNEMVRLAPQDPRAHAELAEIYINRGQLEEGIAELRLLADIYERRNQRGEASEAMRRIADIYAEMGNNEEALSCYRRAVDLAPNDMSLLREVVAFCWRIGRTREATEYQTVVARYYFETHQVKEAVAALQQLIAIDRHNYEAYDMLGQTYQSVGEYEQASRVYKNLARVKPDSTIARERLAALQALRSGQ